Proteins found in one Cyprinus carpio isolate SPL01 chromosome B10, ASM1834038v1, whole genome shotgun sequence genomic segment:
- the ugt5d1 gene encoding UDP glucuronosyltransferase 5 family, polypeptide D1 produces the protein MKSLSNQSYFIVGLFLAFSVFTLSCSGGKILLYPVDGSHWVNMKVLIEELHSRGHSLTVIRPKSSWYITENSPLYTSITIADEISESDNFFEEYLLKVIAIERGDASGLSFLKLQVDLFSMLSKAHYIMCKMVSAILEDKMLVKRLQDERYDLVLTDPALAGGVILARYLKLPLVLNVRWITTGEGHFAIAPSPMSYVPLPGSGHTDKMSFTQRVKNVLFQSFTFFQDRFVVGPHYDVLIDKYLDYKTDIVSLIQAADIWLMRTDFVFEFPRPTMPNVVYMGGFQCKPSKPLPADLEAFVQSSGDHGFIIMSLGTLVKSIPGDMSNDIAAAFASLPQKVIWRHLGDRPSTVGNNTLIVDWIPQNDLLGHPKIKAFVAHGGTNGVQEAIYHGVPILGIPLFFDQFDNLIRIQEKGAGKILKLSEFSSHTFGQALRELLSNTSYRTNMQRLSSLHRDQPMRPLDSAVFWIEYVMRNKGATHLRSEFYNMPWYSYHSVDVLLVLFTVVVVFVFSTVAIIRYVCYKTCCKRKLKNE, from the coding sequence ATGAAGTCACTTTCCAACCAGTCATACTTCATTGTTGgattatttttggcattttctgttttcactctgAGCTGCAGTGGAGGTAAAATTCTACTGTACCCTGTTGATGGAAGCCACTGGGTCAATATGAAAGTCTTGATAGAAGAGCTGCACTCCAGGGGCCACAGCCTCACCGTGATCCGCCCCAAATCCAGCTGGTACATCACGGAAAACTCCCCTCTCTACACTTCCATCACAATCGCAGATGAAATAAGCGAATCTGATAACTTTTTTGAAGAGTATTTATTGAAAGTGATAGCGATAGAAAGAGGCGATGCTTCTGGACTGTCATTCTTGAAGCTCCAGGTCGATTTGTTCTCCATGTTGTCAAAAGCACACTATATCATGTGTAAAATGGTATCGGCCATTTTGGAAGATAAGATGCTTGTGAAAAGACTTCAGGATGAGCGGTATGACCTGGTGCTCACCGATCCTGCATTAGCAGGTGGCGTGATCCTAGCGCGTTATCTAAAACTCCCTCTTGTTCTCAATGTACGCTGGATCACAACTGGTGAAGGACATTTTGCTATAGCACCATCTCCAATGTCTTATGTACCTTTACCAGGCTCTGGGCATACAGATAAAATGAGTTTCACTCAAagggttaaaaatgttttatttcagagcTTTACTTTCTTCCAGGACAGATTTGTGGTTGGTCCACATTATGATGTGCTAATAGATAAGTATCTGGATTACAAAACGGACATTGTTAGCCTCATTCAAGCTGCTGATATTTGGCTCATGAGGACTGATTTTGTCTTTGAGTTCCCAAGACCAACCATGCCAAATGTTGTTTACATGGGTGGATTTCAATGCAAACCCTCCAAGCCTCTTCCTGCAGATCTGGAAGCATTTGTGCAGAGCTCAGGAGACCATGGCTTTATTATTATGTCATTGGGAACACTTGTTAAAAGTATCCCTGGCGACATGTCTAACGATATTGCAGCCGCTTTTGCTAGTTTACCTCAGAAAGTCATCTGGAGACATCTTGGAGATCGGCCATCCACTGTGGGCAACAACACACTTATCGTGGACTGGATACCGCAGAACGACCTCCTGGGACATCCCAAGATCAAAGCGTTTGTAGCCCACGGAGGAACCAATGGAGTGCAGGAAGCCATATACCATGGGGTCCCGATCCTGGGCATTCCTTTGTTCTTCGACCAGTTTGACAACTTAATACGCATTCAGGAGAAAGGAGCGGGTAAGATACTTAAGTTGTCAGAGTTCAGCAGTCATACTTTTGGACAAGCCCTACGGGAATTGCTCAGTAACACCTCCTACAGGACGAACATGCAGAGACTCTCTAGTCTTCACAGGGACCAGCCGATGAGGCCTTTGGACTCGGCCGTTTTCTGGATCGAGTATGTGATGAGAAATAAAGGAGCGACTCACCTGCGCTCAGAGTTTTATAATATGCCGTGGTACTCATACCATTCTGTGGATGTTTTGTTGGTTCTCTtcactgttgttgttgtgtttgtgttttctacgGTTGCAATAATCAGATATGTGTGTTATAAAACATGCTGTAAGCGAAAACTAAAAAATGAATGA